Proteins from a genomic interval of Panthera tigris isolate Pti1 chromosome A2, P.tigris_Pti1_mat1.1, whole genome shotgun sequence:
- the JUNB gene encoding transcription factor jun-B — MCTKMEQPFYHDDSYAAAGYGRAPGGLSLHDYKLLKPSLALNLADPYRSLKAPGARGPGPEGSGGSSYFSGQGSDTGASLKLASSELERLIVPNSNGVITTTPTPPGQYFYPRGGGSGGGAGGAGGGVTEEQEGFADGFVKALDDLHKMNHVTPPNVSLGASSGPPAGPGGVYAGPEPPPVYTNLSSYSPASAPSGGAGAAVGTGSSYPTATISYLPHAPPFAGGHPAQLGLGRGASTFKEEPQTVPEARSRDATPPVSPINMEDQERIKVERKRLRNRLAATKCRKRKLERIARLEDKVKTLKAENAGLSSTAGLLREQVAQLKQKVMTHVSNGCQLLLGVKGHAF, encoded by the coding sequence ATGTGCACTAAAATGGAACAGCCCTTCTACCACGACGACTCATACGCAGCAGCGGGATACGGCCGGGCTCCGGGCGGCCTTTCTCTACACGACTACAAACTCCTGAAACCCAGCCTGGCGCTCAACCTGGCCGACCCTTACCGAAGTCTCAAAGCGCCCGGGGCGCGGGGCCCAGGACCAGAGGGCAGCGGTGGCAGCAGCTACTTTTCCGGCCAAGGTTCGGACACAGGCGCATCGCTCAAGCTTGCCTCATCAGAGCTGGAGCGCCTGATCGTCCCCAACAGCAACGGTGTGATCACGACGACGCCCACGCCCCCGGGACAGTACTTTTACCCCCGCGGGGGAGGCAGCGGCGGAGGTGCGGGGGGCGCCGGGGGCGGTGTCACCGAGGAGCAGGAGGGCTTCGCTGACGGCTTTGTCAAAGCCCTGGACGACCTGCACAAGATGAACCACGTGACGCCCCCCAACGTGTCCCTGGGCGCCAGCTCGGGGCCCCCGGCTGGGCCCGGGGGCGTCTACGCCGGCCCGGAGCCTCCTCCCGTCTACACCAACCTCAGCAGCTATTCCCCAGCCTCTGCGCCCTCTGGAGGCGCCGGGGCCGCCGTCGGGACTGGGAGCTCGTACCCGACGGCCACCATCAGCTACCTCCCACACGCACCGCCCTTCGCTGGCGGCCACCCGGCGCAACTGGGTCTGGGCCGCGGCGCTTCCACCTTCAAGGAGGAACCGCAGACCGTGCCTGAGGCGCGCAGCCGTGACGCCACGCCACCGGTGTCCCCCATCAATATGGAAGACCAGGAGCGCATCAAAGTGGAGCGCAAGCGGCTGCGGAACCGGCTGGCGGCCACCAAGTGCCGGAAGCGGAAGCTGGAGCGCATCGCGCGCCTGGAGGACAAGGTGAAGACACTCAAGGCCGAGAACGCGGGGCTGTCGAGCACTGCTGGGCTCCTTCGGGAACAAGTGGCCCAGCTTAAACAGAAGGTCATGACCCATGTCAGCAACGGCTGCCAGCTGCTGCTCGGGGTCAAGGGACACGCCTtctga
- the PRDX2 gene encoding peroxiredoxin-2: MTSGKAHVGKPAPDFHATAVVDGAFKEVKLSDYTGKYLVLFFYPLDFTFVCPTEIIAFSERAEDFRKLGCEVLGVSVDSQFTHLAWINTPRKEGGLGPLNIPLLADVTRSLSEDYGVLKEDEGIAYRGLFIIDGKGVLRQITVNDLPVGRSVDEALRLVQAFQYTDEHGEVCPAGWKPGSDTIKPNVDDSKEYFSKHN, encoded by the exons ATGACCTCTGGCAAAGCGCACGTCGGAAAGCCCGCCCCGGACTTCCACGCCACCGCCGTGGTGGATGGCGCCTTCAAGGAGGTGAAGCTTTCCGATTACACAG ggaaGTACTTGGTCCTCTTTTTCTACCCGCTGGACTTCACCTTTGTCTGCCCCACGGAGATCATCGCTTTCAGCGAGCGTGCTGAGGACTTCCGCAAGCTGGGCTGTGAGGTGCTGGGGGTCTCTGTCGACTCTCAGTTCACCCACCTGGCTTG GATCAACACTCCCAGGAAGGAAGGGGGCTTGGGTCCCCTGAACATCCCCCTGCTGGCTGATGTAACCAGAAGTTTGTCTGAAGATTATGGCGTCCTGAAGGAAGATGAGGGCATTGCCTACAG GGGCCTCTTTATCATCGATGGCAAGGGTGTCCTTCGCCAGATCACTGTCAATGATTTGCCTGTGGGGCGTTCGGTGGACGAAGCTCTGAGGCTGGTCCAGGCCTTCCAGTACACGGATGAGCATGGCGAAG TCTGTCCCGCTGGCTGGAAGCCAGGCAGCGACACGATTAAACCCAACGTGGACGACAGCAAGGAATACTTCTCCAAACACAACTAG
- the LOC102955880 gene encoding thrombospondin type-1 domain-containing protein 8 isoform X3 codes for MAGSPADLLLPPLMLLLLATPAQFSPEYHYFGEQDEGDTWEQLRQQHQEKEVLDSILGPWGKWRCFCDLGKQERSREVVGTAPGPVFMDRENLVQVRPCRQRDCMSCKPTDCDWRP; via the exons ATGGCCGGGAGCCCGGCGGACTTACTGCTGCCGCCTCTGATGCTCCTGCTGCTGGCGACCCCTGCCCAGTTCTCCCCCGAGTACCATTATTTCGGCGAGCAGGACGAAGGCGACACCTGGGAGCAGCTGCGGCAGCAGCATCAGGAGAAAG AAGTGTTGGACTCAATCCTTGGCCCGTGGGGAAAGTGGCGCTGTTTCTGTGACCTGGGCAAGCAAGAGCGCAGCCGCGAGGTGGTGGGCACAGCGCCGGGCCCGGTGTTCATGGACCGCGAAAATCTGGTGCAAGTGCGGCCCTGCAGACAACGTGACTGTATGTCCTGCAAACCGACCGATTGCGACTGGAGGCCCTGA
- the LOC102955880 gene encoding ribonuclease H2 subunit A isoform X1, translating into MDLSELDRDSTGLCRLNSPVPAVCRKEPCILGVDEAGRGPVLGPMVYAICYCPLSRLADLEALKVADSKTLSESERDRLFVKMQEDGDFVGWALDVLSPNLISTSMLGRVKYNLNSLSHDTATGLVQFALDQGVKVAQVFVDTVGLPDTYQKRLQQRFPGIEVTVKAKADALYPVVSAASICAKVARDQAVKNWHFVEKLQDLDADYGSGYPNDPKTKAWLRKHVEPVFGFPQFVRFSWRTAQSILEKEAEGVMWEDSLTGDQEGPGRITSYFSEGARVRPRLPHRYFQERGLESATTL; encoded by the exons ATGGATCTCAGCGAGCTGGACAGAGACAGTACGGGCCTCTGTCGCCTGAACTCGCCTGTGCCTGCGGTGTGCCGCAAGGAGCCCTGCATCCTGGGTGTCGATGAAGCGGGACGGGGCCCGGTGCTTG GCCCCATGGTCTACGCCATCTGTTATTGCCCCCTGTCTCGTCTGGCAGATCTGGAAGCCCTGAAAGTGGCAG ACTCAAAGACCCTATCGGAGAGCGAGCGAGACAGGCTCTTTGTGAAAATGCAGGAGGACGGGGACTTTGTGGGCTGGGCATTGGACGTGCTGTCTCCAAACCTCATCTCTACCAGCATGCTTGGGCG GGTCAAGTACAACCTGAATTCCCTCTCCCATGATACAGCCACTGGGCTGGTACAGTTTGCATTGGACCAGGGTGTGAAAGTTGCCCAG GTGTTTGTGGACACCGTGGGGCTGCCAGACACCTACCAAAAGCGGCTGCAGCAGCGCTTTCCCGGCATCGAGGTGACAGTCAAGGCCAAAGCGGACGCCCTGTACCCTGTGGTCAGCGCCGCCAGTATCTGTGCCAAG GTGGCCCGTGACCAGGCTGTGAAGAATTGGCACTTTGTGGAAAAACTGCAGGACCTGGACGCCGATTATGGGTCCGGTTACCCCAATG ATCCCAAGACCAAAGCCTGGTTGAGGAAGCATGTGGAGCCCGTGTTCGGCTTCCCCCAGTTTGTCCGGTTCAGCTGGCGCACGGCCCAGAGCAtcctggagaaggaggcagaaggcgTTATGTG GGAGGACTCACTGACAGGGGATCAGGAGGGACCTGGGAGGATCACGTCCTACTTCAGCGAAGGCGCCCGAGTCCGCCCCCGCCTGCCCCACCGGTACTTCCAGGAGCGGGGTCTGGAGTCAGCCACCACTCTCTAG
- the LOC102955880 gene encoding ribonuclease H2 subunit A isoform X2: MDLSELDRDSTGLCRLNSPVPAVCRKEPCILGVDEAGRGPVLGPMVYAICYCPLSRLADLEALKVADSKTLSESERDRLFVKMQEDGDFVGWALDVLSPNLISTSMLGRVKYNLNSLSHDTATGLVQFALDQGVKVAQVFVDTVGLPDTYQKRLQQRFPGIEVTVKAKADALYPVVSAASICAKVARDQAVKNWHFVEKLQDLDADYGSGYPNDPKTKAWLRKHVEPVFGFPQFVRFSWRTAQSILEKEAEGVMCVASPTGRTH, encoded by the exons ATGGATCTCAGCGAGCTGGACAGAGACAGTACGGGCCTCTGTCGCCTGAACTCGCCTGTGCCTGCGGTGTGCCGCAAGGAGCCCTGCATCCTGGGTGTCGATGAAGCGGGACGGGGCCCGGTGCTTG GCCCCATGGTCTACGCCATCTGTTATTGCCCCCTGTCTCGTCTGGCAGATCTGGAAGCCCTGAAAGTGGCAG ACTCAAAGACCCTATCGGAGAGCGAGCGAGACAGGCTCTTTGTGAAAATGCAGGAGGACGGGGACTTTGTGGGCTGGGCATTGGACGTGCTGTCTCCAAACCTCATCTCTACCAGCATGCTTGGGCG GGTCAAGTACAACCTGAATTCCCTCTCCCATGATACAGCCACTGGGCTGGTACAGTTTGCATTGGACCAGGGTGTGAAAGTTGCCCAG GTGTTTGTGGACACCGTGGGGCTGCCAGACACCTACCAAAAGCGGCTGCAGCAGCGCTTTCCCGGCATCGAGGTGACAGTCAAGGCCAAAGCGGACGCCCTGTACCCTGTGGTCAGCGCCGCCAGTATCTGTGCCAAG GTGGCCCGTGACCAGGCTGTGAAGAATTGGCACTTTGTGGAAAAACTGCAGGACCTGGACGCCGATTATGGGTCCGGTTACCCCAATG ATCCCAAGACCAAAGCCTGGTTGAGGAAGCATGTGGAGCCCGTGTTCGGCTTCCCCCAGTTTGTCCGGTTCAGCTGGCGCACGGCCCAGAGCAtcctggagaaggaggcagaaggcgTTATGTG TGTTGCCTCTCCCACAGGGAGGACTCACTGA
- the RTBDN gene encoding retbindin isoform X2 yields the protein MDKRKVDMACRGHTRPRGLPWALRLTLVWILLGFCGGSRPLPALSRRHHRLATDFGTVQLHLAEMDTPEASDPGAVPERCGEPSPGCESFLGHLQAALQSRFRLLLLGIRQAQPLCSELCDVWFATCESDITCGPTWLPFPEKRGCEPGCATYEQTFADGADLCRSVLGYVLPVAAPGADHCLNISISVLPGRRHERRAREISFPRSRRSRTWILDAAGSGSGSGSGSGP from the exons ATGGACAAGAGGAAG GTGGACATGGCCTGCAGGGGCCACACTCGACCCAGGGGCCTGCCCTGGGCCCTAAGACTGACCCTGGTGTGGATCCTGCTGGGGTTCTGTGGAGGGAGCCGCCCACTCCCAGCTCTGTCCCGGAGACACCATAGGCTGGCGACCGATTTCGGCACAGTCCAGCTGCACCTTGCGG AGATGGACACGCCAGAGGCATCGGACCCTGGGGCGGTCCCAGAACGCTGTGGGGAGCCGAGCCCTGG GTGCGAATCCTTCCTGGGACATCTCCAAGCTGCCCTCCAGAGTCGCTTCCGCCTGCTGTTATTGGGGATACGCCAGGCGCAGCCGCTCTGTTCTGAGCTCTGCGATGTCTG GTTTGCCACCTGCGAAAGTGATATTACCTGCGGCCCAACTTGGCTTCCATTCCCAGAAAAGCGGGGCTGTGAGCCTGGCTGCGCTACCTATGAGCAG ACCTTTGCCGATGGGGCAGACCTTTGCCGCTCAGTCCTGGGCTACGTGCTGCCGGTAGCAGCTCCTGGCGCGGATCACTGCCTCAACATTTCCATCTCGGTACTGCCGGGTCGCAGACACGAACGGAGGGCCCGGGAAATCAGTTTCCCGCGGTCCCGCCGCTCCCGCACCTGGATCCTGGATGCTGCGGGCAGCGGGAGTGGTAGTGGAAGCGGCAGCGGCCCCTAG
- the RTBDN gene encoding retbindin isoform X3, giving the protein MACRGHTRPRGLPWALRLTLVWILLGFCGGSRPLPALSRRHHRLATDFGTVQLHLAEMDTPEASDPGAVPERCGEPSPGCESFLGHLQAALQSRFRLLLLGIRQAQPLCSELCDVWFATCESDITCGPTWLPFPEKRGCEPGCATYEQTFADGADLCRSVLGYVLPVAAPGADHCLNISISVLPGRRHERRAREISFPRSRRSRTWILDAAGSGSGSGSGSGP; this is encoded by the exons ATGGCCTGCAGGGGCCACACTCGACCCAGGGGCCTGCCCTGGGCCCTAAGACTGACCCTGGTGTGGATCCTGCTGGGGTTCTGTGGAGGGAGCCGCCCACTCCCAGCTCTGTCCCGGAGACACCATAGGCTGGCGACCGATTTCGGCACAGTCCAGCTGCACCTTGCGG AGATGGACACGCCAGAGGCATCGGACCCTGGGGCGGTCCCAGAACGCTGTGGGGAGCCGAGCCCTGG GTGCGAATCCTTCCTGGGACATCTCCAAGCTGCCCTCCAGAGTCGCTTCCGCCTGCTGTTATTGGGGATACGCCAGGCGCAGCCGCTCTGTTCTGAGCTCTGCGATGTCTG GTTTGCCACCTGCGAAAGTGATATTACCTGCGGCCCAACTTGGCTTCCATTCCCAGAAAAGCGGGGCTGTGAGCCTGGCTGCGCTACCTATGAGCAG ACCTTTGCCGATGGGGCAGACCTTTGCCGCTCAGTCCTGGGCTACGTGCTGCCGGTAGCAGCTCCTGGCGCGGATCACTGCCTCAACATTTCCATCTCGGTACTGCCGGGTCGCAGACACGAACGGAGGGCCCGGGAAATCAGTTTCCCGCGGTCCCGCCGCTCCCGCACCTGGATCCTGGATGCTGCGGGCAGCGGGAGTGGTAGTGGAAGCGGCAGCGGCCCCTAG
- the RTBDN gene encoding retbindin isoform X1 has protein sequence MDKRKQQNSSPATAKLGSKGPAIVEAPKPIVGREKVDMACRGHTRPRGLPWALRLTLVWILLGFCGGSRPLPALSRRHHRLATDFGTVQLHLAEMDTPEASDPGAVPERCGEPSPGCESFLGHLQAALQSRFRLLLLGIRQAQPLCSELCDVWFATCESDITCGPTWLPFPEKRGCEPGCATYEQTFADGADLCRSVLGYVLPVAAPGADHCLNISISVLPGRRHERRAREISFPRSRRSRTWILDAAGSGSGSGSGSGP, from the exons ATGGACAAGAGGAAG CAGCAAAACTCGAGTCCTGCCACAGCCAAGCTTGGCTCCAAAGGGCCAGCCATAGTGGAAGCCCCTAAGCCGATTGTGGGCCGAGAGAAG GTGGACATGGCCTGCAGGGGCCACACTCGACCCAGGGGCCTGCCCTGGGCCCTAAGACTGACCCTGGTGTGGATCCTGCTGGGGTTCTGTGGAGGGAGCCGCCCACTCCCAGCTCTGTCCCGGAGACACCATAGGCTGGCGACCGATTTCGGCACAGTCCAGCTGCACCTTGCGG AGATGGACACGCCAGAGGCATCGGACCCTGGGGCGGTCCCAGAACGCTGTGGGGAGCCGAGCCCTGG GTGCGAATCCTTCCTGGGACATCTCCAAGCTGCCCTCCAGAGTCGCTTCCGCCTGCTGTTATTGGGGATACGCCAGGCGCAGCCGCTCTGTTCTGAGCTCTGCGATGTCTG GTTTGCCACCTGCGAAAGTGATATTACCTGCGGCCCAACTTGGCTTCCATTCCCAGAAAAGCGGGGCTGTGAGCCTGGCTGCGCTACCTATGAGCAG ACCTTTGCCGATGGGGCAGACCTTTGCCGCTCAGTCCTGGGCTACGTGCTGCCGGTAGCAGCTCCTGGCGCGGATCACTGCCTCAACATTTCCATCTCGGTACTGCCGGGTCGCAGACACGAACGGAGGGCCCGGGAAATCAGTTTCCCGCGGTCCCGCCGCTCCCGCACCTGGATCCTGGATGCTGCGGGCAGCGGGAGTGGTAGTGGAAGCGGCAGCGGCCCCTAG